The genome window GGGCCGGGGCATGGAGGAGGCAACTTCTCCTGGCCCGGACGACCAGACGTTTGCAGCTAAAGCAACTCGCCCTGGCGGTGGTGTCAAGCGAACCAAGAGCTTGATGCAGAAAATCAAATCCATGGTGCGTCGAGAGTCTGAAGGCATGCCTGCTGTGCCCGCGCTGGGCTATAGCCACCCCCGATCGCAGTCAATGTCGTCTGCACCTGACTTCCGTCGGCCCAGTATGGGTGGTGCGTGGCGCGAAGCCCCCGTCCtcgaagaggaggatgagacCCAAGAGCAGCTGGACCCGGCAACCGCCGGTTactccgccgccgctctcACGTCGGACTCGCGGGGAACCCCTGTTCCCGTCGCTGGACGATACTAGGCGCGCGCATTGGGTCTTAGGGATGGTCGCATCGGagggggtggaggaggggaagtAGGGAGGAGAACACAACTGTAGCACAACCCGAACCACCGCGGGACCCGGCAGCCAGCCCACCTCCCTCGATGTGGGTTTGCTGACAAGTTCCAGCGCGGCGACCGCTCACAATCACCGAACAAGTACTCGCCTTCTTCCGAATATCCACCGATGCCCTCGTTGGCGCACGGAGGCCCGGCGTCGGGACAGGCTGCGAAGCCGAGCATGGAcgaccaccgccgcccctCGTTGCCCGCTAGGCCTgagcgctcggcggcgcgtctGGGCCCGACGTCTACCTCTGAACCCTCCACCGCGCCAGGCTCGGGCCCCGTGTCCAAGGCTGGCTCGGCCACCAACTCGGCGCACGGTCACTCGGCTTCGCTCCCGCCCGAGTTGACCGAGGAGATCGTCGAGAACGGTAACGGGCACGGACACAGTCTTAGCACCCACCTGGAGCCGTACACTTACTCGAGCGGCGGCATGCGGCGTCCGAGCAAGAACCTCCCGCAGCCGCCTGTAGGCCCAGTCATGCCCGACTTTGAGGAATTCCTCCCCGGCCGGCGCAGCAGCTCCAACAgagccgacgagggcgagccTATGAAGCGCAAGACGAGCGTTGTCAAGAAGCTGACGGGGAGAGTGAGCCGGTAAGCGCGTTTGGGCCTTCAACTGGCACCCGCAATATGTGTGGTGATGTACGCTTCAAGTGGAGTCGCTGAGTAACCCTATTAATAGTACCCGATCTGTTTCGTATGGATTGGTTTGTTGACGGCTGAAGTGGCATCCCATAATGGGGCAGGGAGATGATGGCTGCACACGTGGCTGATGTTGTTATCTACGCGTCCAGGGCGTCGTTGATGATGAAACCCAGAGCCCGTCCATGCCCGGCATGGTGTAAGAAGGCTGTGCATCTCGGGACGCTATGCATGTACTCTTGCATTATAATAGGACCTCGTTCTCGGGGTTTGAAAAGCTTGTACGCATTACGATGAAGCTCTGCTCTAGACCAAGTTTTGAGGAGCAAGACTAAGTACAAGTCGCAGGGGAGGCAGCAGGCCCAGGCCAAATAACACGCTCAGTGACGATTCCATGTGTCAAGCCTGGTGCGATTCATGTCCTTCATCTTCTGTGCTCTGATCTCTTCGCGATCATTGCGACCAACTTGTTTGTTTCTCTGGAAGCGGCGATCATTTGGCGCCGCTTGAAGAGACCGAACAAAACAACAAGTTTGTCAACAAGGCGCATCTTTTGGGAGTCGGCTCCAACTTTGGAGAAACTCCATCGGAGAGATACCCGAGGCTTTGCCGATGACATGTGGTCAAGTGCTCGGCTCTGGCCCCATAGCCCCCTTGCCAGTCCAATAGCCATCAGGCAATTGCGGATGACcagcgcgctcgtcggGACTTCCGTCCGGATCAACATGTAGTGCAGCCGGTGATGGGATATCATGGAAAGGATGCGACCGAAGCGAAGTTGGCGGTTACTCTGTAGAGGGGTCACAGAGGCACGTGAGGTGCCTAGAAATGCTATGCGGATACTGACTATCTCGTTAGGCAGTGCCGTGGGCGACGTTTGTGAAAGCCAGTGTGGCACTTTGCTCTGGAGCTCTGGAGACTGAGACTAGAGTACGACAACCATGCCAGCTATATGGCAACTAGACCGGGAGATGTGTCCTCTCCGCTTCGCTCCAAAGTGTCTTCCTCGCTGCGGAAAAAGTGTCTTCCTCGCTTTGGTTGACTGGAGCGCGGAGCGTCTTCCCTCTTTTTTCTatctcatctctctctcatctcatctcatctctctGTCTCCCCTCTTCGCTACCGATAACGTCAGCCTCAAGCGCTTCCTTTCCCACTCTGCGCCTCTACCAATGTGCCACCTCGTTCGAGATGGGACGAGGCGCCACAGCCCCCAACCGCCCCCCCCTCGTGCGATCCCGAGTCGACCGacagcagctcgacgaccccTCATGAGCTCAGACATGGACTCGGACACCGACAGCAGCCTCACGGGATCAGAAGGAGTCGGACGACACGCAATGCGGGGACCCATTGGGAGTGACCGTGTGGTTCCCACTTGGTTCGTCTCCACCAAGTTCGACTTACGGTATACGACTCACGGTCGTCCTGCATGCTTACTGCCTGCTCCGCTCGCCACACGTGTATGCGCTTGAGAAGTGCTTCATAAATGCCTACATTCCCTTCATCGTATGCAAGATTCGTCTCTTGTCGCCGTTTTTGGTTTTGGTGTTGTAGCCTATCTACATCATTCCCATGCCGGGCATGCCGGGCACTGTATTGTTAGCTGGACTCTCGGCTTAGCTTACTTCCACCGCCCATGGGCATAGACGGGCTCTTGGTCTCATCGTCAACGACGCAAGCTTCCgaggtggtgaggagggaggcgaCACCCGAAGCGTCAGAAAGAGCGGTGCGAACGACCTTGAGGGGGTCGAGGATACCGGCGGCAATCATGTCGCGGTACTgcgaggtggcggcgtcgtAGCCCCAGTTGAACTTGTCGGCAGCGATAAACTCGTCCGAGAGGAGACGGCCAACGACAACAgtgccctcctcgccggcgtTGTCGACAATGGTGCGAACAGGGCGGCGGATGGCGTTGCGGATGATGCTGACGCCGAGCTTCTGGTCAAAGTTCTCAACatcgaggtcctcgagctgtGCCGAGGCCTTGAGGAGAGCAGTGCCACCACCCGGAACGATAccctcctcaacggcaGCGCGGGTTGCGTTGAGGGCGTCGTCGTAGCGgtccttcttctctccgacctcaacctccgAGTGGCCACCGACCTTGATGACGGCAacaccgccgccaagctTGGCCAGGCGCTCCTGAAGCTTGGTGCGGTCGTAGTCCGAGGTGCTGGGGTCGGCAATGACGCCGCGGATCTGCTCGCAGCGAGAAGCAATGGTCTGCTTGTCACCGCTGCCGTTGAGAACGATAGTGTCGTCCTTGGTGACGGTGGCCGAGCCAGTCTGGCCAAACATGTCGGGAGTGGCCTTGTCAAGCTTgacgtcaagctcgtcagTGAAGACGGTGCCGCCGGTGAGGATGGcaatgtcgccgaggaTCGACTTGCGGTTGTCGCCAAAGCCGGGGGCCTTGACGGCGCAAACCTGGAGCTGGCCACGGAGCTTGTTGAGGATAATGGCAGCAAGAGCCTCACCgtcaacgtcctcggcaatgacgaggagggggcgGCGCTGCTGAGCAGCAATCTCGAGCGCGGGGAGAATGTCCTGGAGAGCCGAGATCTTCTTCTCCGAAAGCAGGATGAGGGggttctcgagctcggcgcgctggTTCTTGGCGTCCGTGATCATGTATGGCGAGATGAAGCCGCGGTCGAAGCGCATGCCCTCAGTGATCTCAATCTCGTCAGAGATGGTAcggccctccttgacggtgatgacgccctccttgccAACCTTCTCCATGGCCTGGGCAATGATCGAACCAACGTGCTTGTCGCCGTTGGCCGAGATGGTGGCAACAGCGGCAATCTCCTCCGAAGTGGTGATGACGCGCTtgttggcctcgaggaccgAGAGGACCTTCTCAacggccttgacggcaCCACGGCGGAGGTCCATGGGGTTGCAGCCAGCGGCAACGTTCTTCACACCCTCAGAGTagatggcgcgcgcgagaacGGTCGCGGTGGTAGTACCGTCACCGGCAGTGTCGTTGGTCTTGGACGCAACGTCCTGGACGAGGCTGGGCATCAGTGACTCTTCTCTTCTCGTAGGTCATAGGTGACTCACCGAGCACCGAGGTTCTCAACAGGGTCCTTGAGAGtgatggccttggcgacCGACACACCGTCCTTGGTGATCTTGGGCCCACCGAAGCTCTGGGCTGTGGGGTTAGCGCTTCACTATGACTTTTCCATCGTCGCCGGTTTTGGTCTGGACTAGAAAAAAAAAAGGGCCCCCACAACCATTGCATCTCTACTCAGCCGACACTGTGCTcgtccctctcctcctttCATTACTAGACTCACCGATGATGACGGTACGGCCCTTGGGGCCGAGGGTGGCCGAGacagccttggcgagggtgTCGACACCCTTGAGCATGCCCTGGCGAGCATCGTTGCCGAAAACGACGTCCTTGGAGCCCATGTAGCGGCGCtgggcggccgaggcgctctGCATGAGCTTGTGAGGGCGGGGGAGCGCGGCACGAGATGCGGCGAGCATTTTGGGCTTTTGTTT of Cutaneotrichosporon cavernicola HIS019 DNA, chromosome: 4 contains these proteins:
- the HSP60 gene encoding uncharacterized protein (TCP-1/cpn60 chaperonin family), with amino-acid sequence MLAASRAALPRPHKLMQSASAAQRRYMGSKDVVFGNDARQGMLKGVDTLAKAVSATLGPKGRTVIIAQSFGGPKITKDGVSVAKAITLKDPVENLGARLVQDVASKTNDTAGDGTTTATVLARAIYSEGVKNVAAGCNPMDLRRGAVKAVEKVLSVLEANKRVITTSEEIAAVATISANGDKHVGSIIAQAMEKVGKEGVITVKEGRTISDEIEITEGMRFDRGFISPYMITDAKNQRAELENPLILLSEKKISALQDILPALEIAAQQRRPLLVIAEDVDGEALAAIILNKLRGQLQVCAVKAPGFGDNRKSILGDIAILTGGTVFTDELDVKLDKATPDMFGQTGSATVTKDDTIVLNGSGDKQTIASRCEQIRGVIADPSTSDYDRTKLQERLAKLGGGVAVIKVGGHSEVEVGEKKDRYDDALNATRAAVEEGIVPGGGTALLKASAQLEDLDVENFDQKLGVSIIRNAIRRPVRTIVDNAGEEGTVVVGRLLSDEFIAADKFNWGYDAATSQYRDMIAAGILDPLKVVRTALSDASGVASLLTTSEACVVDDETKSPSMPMGGGMPGMPGMGMM